In Bacteriovorax sp. PP10, the genomic window GATCGCAGTTTTTGCGTCTCCACGAGTTCCAGAATCGTATGTGTCCCACGATACAGTCGCATAACCGTAGTCAGGAGACAGTTCTACTTTCGTGATAGAAACTCTTGCAAGTCGCACGTCATTTGTACCAGCACGAAGCAGGCCGTTGATTTCATTCAACAGCCTTTCTTCATATTTAATTTTTTTGAAATTGTCTTTTTTGGCCATAATATTACAGGTTCGCTCTCGTTTCTTTAGACCCAGACTGGCTCATTCCAGCTGCATCATCAAGTGTTCTTTTCTTCTGTACCATTAAGTAAGCTTCAAAGATATCCCCAGCGTTAATATTCGTGAATCCTTCAAGAGAAATACCACATTCATAACCGTTCTTAACTTCCTTAACATCGTCTTTGAAACGTTTAAGAGAAGATAATTTCCCGTCATGCATGATTTTCCCGTTACGAAGTAAACGGATACCACAACCTTGAGCAATTTTTCCGTCGATAACGTACGATCCGGCAATAACACCTGCTTTAGGGATGTTGAAGACTTCACGAACTTCTGCGCGACCAATAAACTCTTCCACGAACTCAGGGTCAAGAAGACCTTCAAGAGCAAGTTTCACGTCATTGATTAGCTCATAAATGATCGAGTAGTTCTTAATATCAACACCTTTATCTTCTGCAAGTTTTCTTGCTGAAGTTACTGGTCTCATGTTGAATCCGATTAGGAATCCATTTGCCGTAGCTGCCATCTGAACATCTGAATCCGTAATTGGACCAACACCACCAGCAACAACTTTAACTGCTACTTCTGAGTTTCCAAGAGATTCTACAGCTGACTTAATAGCTTCGTATGACCCTTGAACATCTGATCTGATAATAAGGTTAAGAAGCTTTTGCTCTTCACCTTCTTTAGCTGCATTCGAGAAGAAATCTTCCAGAGATACTTTTTTCTTTTCCGGAGCAGCTTGAAGAAGTTTTCTTTCATTCAATCTGTTTTCCGCAATTTTCTTAGCTTCTCTTTCCGACTTCACGATATTGATTCTATCCCCTGGTGCCGGAGCATCTTCAAGGCCCAGAATCTGAACTGGAGTCGAAGGTCCTGCAGACACTAACTGAACACCTAGGTGGTCATTTAACGATCTAGCACGTCCGTACGTTTCTCCAACTACAAGGTAGTCACCTTTATTTAACGTTCCTGATTGAACTAGAATCGTGGCCATAGGCCCTCTTCCTTGCTCAATTTTAGATTCGATTACTACACCTTCAACCGGGCCTTTTTCGTCCGCGCGAAGATCTAGGATTTCTGCTTGAAGTAAAATAGCTTCAAGAAGTTCATCGATACCCATAGATTTTAAAGCAGACACGTGAACGTATTGAGTTGTCCCACCCCAGTCTTCTGGAAGTAAGTTGAACTCAGTTAATTCTTGTTTTACTTTATCTGGATTCACTCCAGGTTTATCCATTTTGTTAACAGCGATGATGATTGGAACACCAGCGTTCTCACAGAATCTAATCGACTCTTTCGTCTGAGGCATAACCCCATCGTCAGCAGCAACAACTAGAACAACAATATCAGTTGCGTGAGCACCACGTTGTCTCATAGCTCCGAAGGCCGCGTGACCAGGAGTATCTAGGAACGTGATTGTTTTATCGCCTTCAACTTTAACTGAGTAGGCACCAATATGTTGAGTGATCCCACCAGCTTCACCTGAAGCCACTTTATCTTTTCTAATAGTATCTAATAGAGTCGTCTTCCCGTGATCGACGTGACCCATGATCGCTACCACTGGCGGGCGAACAGGGAACTTCGATTTTTCGTCTTCAGATACAGCAGCTTTACCAATGATTTTTTCTTCATTGAACGCTTTATCTTCAACACGGTAGTTAAATAGAGCACAGATATCAGCAGCTAGTTTAGGGCCAACATAATCTGTTTCTTTAATTAAAAGGTTTAGTTTTAAACACTCATCAAGAAGATCTTTGAACTTAACACTTAGCTTGTGAGCTAAATCCCCAAGTACAACACCTTTGTGAATATGAACAACACGTTTAGAATCCTTAACTTCAGTTCTTTCAGTTTGCTGAGTTGGTCCCACGTAGTCCTTTTTTCTTAAAATTTGAGTGTAAATCGGGCGTCCTGTACCACTTAGTGCAGTATAAG contains:
- the rbfA gene encoding 30S ribosome-binding factor RbfA, with protein sequence MAKKDNFKKIKYEERLLNEINGLLRAGTNDVRLARVSITKVELSPDYGYATVSWDTYDSGTRGDAKTAIESAAGRIRSELAKVLEVRHVPSLTFVYDNQFEEEKKIMDLITASKDKNTSENTEE
- the infB gene encoding translation initiation factor IF-2, encoding MPKKVFELAKELDIGPLDLVESLKAKGFAVRNHMAELSDADVTSYLASVKKDEEASSDTASKKKVVRKKAPAAAAKTVEKKTVERKAAAPAEEADEEKKTTKKASTVKKKATVIRRKTDENTDEESDTMYADSDESEETQVHAATEVEADEEENFVAQPAEDESVTEPTPAVSEEVAASAPASTGGLRVVSKAPVKKETPNEAGVITRKAADKEAIKEAIKEEKKLSTIDRPHRFTPVYTPSKDPMFKENQAKEEAARVAKAEALKAAQPKQFTGTPAEQEDERKRGEEEENKKRMGGLASMMTGKKAIASKAQAITMSRAEEELKSYTALSGTGRPIYTQILRKKDYVGPTQQTERTEVKDSKRVVHIHKGVVLGDLAHKLSVKFKDLLDECLKLNLLIKETDYVGPKLAADICALFNYRVEDKAFNEEKIIGKAAVSEDEKSKFPVRPPVVAIMGHVDHGKTTLLDTIRKDKVASGEAGGITQHIGAYSVKVEGDKTITFLDTPGHAAFGAMRQRGAHATDIVVLVVAADDGVMPQTKESIRFCENAGVPIIIAVNKMDKPGVNPDKVKQELTEFNLLPEDWGGTTQYVHVSALKSMGIDELLEAILLQAEILDLRADEKGPVEGVVIESKIEQGRGPMATILVQSGTLNKGDYLVVGETYGRARSLNDHLGVQLVSAGPSTPVQILGLEDAPAPGDRINIVKSEREAKKIAENRLNERKLLQAAPEKKKVSLEDFFSNAAKEGEEQKLLNLIIRSDVQGSYEAIKSAVESLGNSEVAVKVVAGGVGPITDSDVQMAATANGFLIGFNMRPVTSARKLAEDKGVDIKNYSIIYELINDVKLALEGLLDPEFVEEFIGRAEVREVFNIPKAGVIAGSYVIDGKIAQGCGIRLLRNGKIMHDGKLSSLKRFKDDVKEVKNGYECGISLEGFTNINAGDIFEAYLMVQKKRTLDDAAGMSQSGSKETRANL